One part of the Drosophila teissieri strain GT53w chromosome 3R, Prin_Dtei_1.1, whole genome shotgun sequence genome encodes these proteins:
- the LOC122620685 gene encoding 60S ribosomal protein L10a has protein sequence MVSKVSRDAIYVAVQNILQNSQDRGPECLETVELQIGLKDYDPERCKRFHGSVLLHHLAVPQLKVCVFGDQEHCFKAKTLGVDCLDVDALKKLNKDPKLTKKLSKSYDVFLASESIIKQIPRILGPGLTNAGKFLTPLSHAESMSTKIKILATKKLHMKRMECLSVNVGHVDMFPEELARNIATSINFLVSLLKDNWQNVRSLHIKSSLGVTHRLY, from the coding sequence atggTGTCGAAAGTTTCTCGTGATGCGATTTACGTTGCTGTCCAAAACATCCTGCAGAACTCACAGGACAGAGGACCAGAATGCCTGGAAACGGTGGAGCTGCAGATTGGGCTCAAGGACTACGATCCTGAAAGGTGCAAGCGCTTCCATGGAAGTGTTCTACTGCATCACCTGGCGGTTCCCCAGCTAAAGGTCTGCGTCTTCGGGGATCAGGAGCACTGTTTTAAGGCCAAGACCTTGGGAGTTGATTGCCTGGATGTGGATGCTTTGAAGAAGCTGAACAAAGATCCCAAGCTGACGAAGAAGTTGTCCAAATCTTACGATGTCTTCTTGGCCTCCGAGTCGATAATCAAGCAGATCCCAAGGATACTGGGTCCTGGTCTCACCAATGCGGGCAAGTTTCTCACTCCTTTGAGTCATGCGGAGTCTATGAGCACCAAAATCAAGATACTAGCTACCAAAAAGCTGCATATGAAACGGATGGAATGTCTTTCCGTTAATGTCGGCCATGTTGACATGTTCCCAGAGGAACTGGCCCGAAACATAGCAACATCCATCAATTTTTTGGTGTCCTTGCTGAAGGATAACTGGCAGAATGTGCGCTCACTTCATATAAAATCGTCCTTGGGTGTGACCCATCGTCTCTATTAA